CGCTGCCGCATTGATCCCAGTGCCATTACTTTTATTAAAATATGGTAAAGGTATCAGACAAAAGTCGAAATTTGCATATTCCGGGTGATTAAAACAAACTCATATTCCACATTATATTACTCACCTTAACTTTATTGTTCATTCTTACGATTATGTCTTTAAAGCAAGATACCCATAACACGATAGTAGTTATAATACACTTAGAGACAATTTTAAGATCCGGATTGGTTCAGAAACTGAATCAACCAAACATTTTTCTTACATTTATATACGCAGCATATAATCTAATGCAACGTCGATTTTTCGATTGGCAATTTGCTGCAATTAATGAACTACATGCATTGTTCTATGCAATTCGCATACGTGCATCGCCCTACATCGTAATGGCGATCACAAGCTCTCGGCTGTACGGCTAGCGTTCGATAACAACAAGCAAGCAGTATAAAGCGAAATTAATCATCGCATATGGATTATAGAGAGACATGAGTCAGTTTGAATGAGTCTTGGCCGGGTGATGAGGTCTTCGTAATCAAAAGTACGATGATTGGCTATCGGGTGTAAATCTATGAATTCGGTTACCCGGCAGTAACCATCCTCTCACTGATTTGCTCGGGGACCTTTTTTAAGTCATGCACATAAGCCGAAAGACGGCTTACAATTTATTCGTTAGGTATACTTGAGAAGAAACAAACTAGAAGAGTAACAGTTTATCTTTCTACAATCTTTTGTAGCTGTTACTCGAGGACCGAGAGTATAAGACGATTGTTCAGACGTTGAGGTTTGGTATAAAAGATTATTTATGGACGTTGGAGTACATTAGTTAAATAAAACCAAAGgcgaaaaaagaagatgattGCGCAAGTAATACGTAGGGACCGAATGGGGTTTCTGAGCCAACTAAGTCAAACGCAACGTTTTTTTGGAGGATGTGCGACGAAGTTGAACTGCTCGAGAACGAAAAATTCGGGGTCTGTCTCACACGGAAAGAGATTTCTGCAGATTTCGTTAAAAGGTGATAGCAAGTTTGGAAGAAACTCGGATTCAAGTATACCACCTCCATCTACTTCTACGGCATCTTCTACAGTATCACCACAGTGGAATTTTCAACTAGTTTCGTTACGTAAGGGACAAGAACAGATCAAGGGTCACTGTTCCAGTGGCCCGCAGGGTAGTCACAACCCTTCTTTCTCTCCGATGAAGTGGTCAAGCTACGCTATGCCTGCAAAGAGCACTTTGAAGAAGCAAGACCAAGACGCCAATATGCAGGAGGAGGACTCCAAAatgaaacttcaaaaagctGCGCAAGATGCAAAGGAAAGCAAAAAGCAAGTCACCACTGAGAATTCGattaagaaaaaaaggaagagaaCAATAAGGCCGCGCAAAGCCCTAATAACGTTGAGCACGAAGGCTATATCGCATCTTCAGGGATTGCTAGATCAGCCTGAGCCTAAGCTTATTAGAATTGGCGTCAAGAATAGAGGCTGCTCCGGCTTAACTTACGACTTGCAATACATCACAGAACCTGGAAAATTTGACGAGGTGGTTGAGCAGGATGGTGTGAAGGTATttattgattcaaaagcaTTATTTAGCATTGTTGGAAGCGAGATGGACTGGGTTGATGATAAGCTATCTTCCAGATTCATCTTCAAGAATCCAAATTCAAAGGGAACTTGTGGGTGTGGTGAGAGCTTTATGGTATAGTAGTGTAACAGGTCTCCATTGCAAATGTGGAAGCTTACCTGGTTGCGCCAGCTCGCATACTAAATCCacttatatatatttattcgggtatttattattttattAATTCAACATTATTTATTTCGTCAGCAATCATAAGGAAGCAGGCAAGAGCTGACTTCGCAACCCACGCTGGTATAGACCGTATGTATCAGTGGGAACGGAAGGTAGCTTCCGCTTCAGGTTCACTCTGTGGGGGCAGTTGTCTGATTGAAGCCATTCAGGACGTTCTTCTCCCTCAAAATGTACTACTGTCAATTCTTCGTGTATAATGATGGTTCTGGAAAACAGCGCGGGCCTCCCAGAAAATTCTGGAGGTTCCTGGAGAGTTCGTTGAAGTTAAGGGTTGAATGTAAGTTAGGAACCTTCTGAATGAGCCAGCAGAACATGTGTATATAAGAAGAGTAGCAATGTCAGAGACTGTTGAAACCTCTCATTTTAATATCCttgtttcttgttttctCAAAGATACATAAATCAATAGTAATAACAAACATAGAATTGTCAGATGAACGACGAAACCCAATTCACTGAAAGAGCACTGAACATTTTGACGATTGCTCAAAAGCTCGCTCAGGACCATCAACATGCTCAATTGCAGCCTATTCATATTTTGGCCGCGTTTATTGAGACACCTGAAGATGGTTCTGTTGCGTATTTACAGAACTTGGTTGAGAGAGCCCGCTATGACTATGACCCTTTTAAAAGAGCGGTCAACAGGGCGTTGGTACGCATCCCACAACAACACCCTGCACCTGCGCAGATAACTCCAAGTTACAGCTTGGGCCAGGTATTACAGGATGCTGCTAAGATCGAAAAGCAACAAAAGGATACATTCATTGCGCAGGATCACATTTTATTCGCCCTGTTCAATGACTCTTCAATTCAGCAGCTGTTTAAGGACTGTCAAGTGGATATTGAGGCAATAAAGCAGCAAGCTTTGGAATTGAGAGGTAACCAAAGAATAGATTCTCGTGGTGCCGATACCAACACACCTCTGGAGTATTTGACCAAATACGCTATAGATATGACAGAACAAGCAAGACAAGGTAAATTGGATCCAGTTATTGgtagagaagaagaaataagGAGTACTATCAGAGTATTAGCAAGAAGAATCAAATCAAATCCATGTTTGATTGGTGAGCCTGGTATTGGTAAGACAGCAATAATTGAAGGTGTCGCCCAAAGAATAATTGATGATGACGTTCCAACTATTTTGCAAGGCTCTAAACTTTTCAGTTTGGATTTAGCTTCTTTGACTGCTGGTGCAAAATATAAGggtgattttgaagaaagactAAAGGGTGTTTTGAAGGAGGTTGAAGATTCGAAAACCCTGATAGTTCTTTTCATCGATGAAATCCACATGCTTATGGGTAATGGTAAAGATGATGCtgcaaatattttgaaaccTGCTCTATCGAGAGGACAATTGAAAGTCATTGGTGCTACAACAAATAACGAGTATAGatcaattattgaaaaagatggCGCGTTTGAGAGAAGATTTCAGAAGATAGAAGTTCCCGAACCAACAATTAGGCAAACGGTTGCAATCCTAAGAGGTTTACAACCCAAATACGAAATTCATCATGGTGTCAGGATCTTGGATAGTGCTTTAGTGGCAGCATCTCAATTGGCGAAGAGATACCTGCCTTATAGAAGATTACCAGACTCAGCTATCGACTTGGTCGATATATCCTGTGCTGGGGTCGCAGTTGCAAGAGATTCAAAGCCGGAAGAATTAGATTCTAAAGAGCGTGAATTACAATTAATCTCAGTTGAAATTAAAGCCCTAGAAAGGGATGAAGATTCTGATTCAACTACAAAGGAAAGGTTGAAACAAGCAAGACAAAAGGAAGCCTCTTTGCAAGAGGAATTGAAACCATTGAAACAGCGTTATGAAGAGGAAAGACATGGTCACGAGGAACTAACTCAGgctaaaaaaagattggaTGATCTAGAAAATAAAGCACTAG
This Zygotorulaspora mrakii chromosome 5, complete sequence DNA region includes the following protein-coding sequences:
- the ISA1 gene encoding Fe-binding Fe/S cluster assembly protein ISA1 (similar to Saccharomyces cerevisiae ISA1 (YLL027W); ancestral locus Anc_4.31) — its product is MIAQVIRRDRMGFLSQLSQTQRFFGGCATKLNCSRTKNSGSVSHGKRFLQISLKGDSKFGRNSDSSIPPPSTSTASSTVSPQWNFQLVSLRKGQEQIKGHCSSGPQGSHNPSFSPMKWSSYAMPAKSTLKKQDQDANMQEEDSKMKLQKAAQDAKESKKQVTTENSIKKKRKRTIRPRKALITLSTKAISHLQGLLDQPEPKLIRIGVKNRGCSGLTYDLQYITEPGKFDEVVEQDGVKVFIDSKALFSIVGSEMDWVDDKLSSRFIFKNPNSKGTCGCGESFMV
- the HSP104 gene encoding chaperone ATPase HSP104 (similar to Saccharomyces cerevisiae HSP104 (YLL026W); ancestral locus Anc_4.32) — encoded protein: MNDETQFTERALNILTIAQKLAQDHQHAQLQPIHILAAFIETPEDGSVAYLQNLVERARYDYDPFKRAVNRALVRIPQQHPAPAQITPSYSLGQVLQDAAKIEKQQKDTFIAQDHILFALFNDSSIQQLFKDCQVDIEAIKQQALELRGNQRIDSRGADTNTPLEYLTKYAIDMTEQARQGKLDPVIGREEEIRSTIRVLARRIKSNPCLIGEPGIGKTAIIEGVAQRIIDDDVPTILQGSKLFSLDLASLTAGAKYKGDFEERLKGVLKEVEDSKTLIVLFIDEIHMLMGNGKDDAANILKPALSRGQLKVIGATTNNEYRSIIEKDGAFERRFQKIEVPEPTIRQTVAILRGLQPKYEIHHGVRILDSALVAASQLAKRYLPYRRLPDSAIDLVDISCAGVAVARDSKPEELDSKERELQLISVEIKALERDEDSDSTTKERLKQARQKEASLQEELKPLKQRYEEERHGHEELTQAKKRLDDLENKALDAERRYDNATAADLRYFAIPDIKRKIAELEQQVAEEEKRAGASSMIQNVVDSDTIAETAARLTGIPVKKLTESENEKLIHMESELSSEVVGQMEAIKAVSNSVRLARSGLANPRQPASFLFLGLSGSGKTELAKRVANFLFNDENMIIRVDCSELSEKHSVSKLLGTTAGYVGYDEGGLLTNQLQNKPYSVLLFDEVEKAHPDVLTVLLQMLDDGRITSGQGKTVDCSNCIVIMTSNLGAQFISAQPGSKIQEATKGLVMGAVRQHFRPEFINRISGIVIFNKLSRKAIHRIVDIRLKEIEHRFEENDKHYKLDVSMEAKDFLAKYGYSSDMGARPLNRLIQNEILNKLAIRILRNEIRDKETVKVVLKTGKTRGTGYNEEEEEGLEVLPNHEPSTKYNIDGMDVDEDMHDNDDDVEAAGLD